The Ramlibacter pinisoli genome segment TCTCCACCCGCTGCATCTCGCCGACCGACAGCGTGTGCACCGGCCGCGCCGGGTCGACCTGCAGGCCGTACTCGGCCGCCTTGGCCTCGATGCGGCGCACCACCTCGGCCAGCGACAGGTGCCGGTCCAGGCCCAGCCACACGTTCTCGGCCACGGTGAGGGTGTCGAACAGGCTGAAGTGCTGGAACACCATGCTGATGCCCAGCGCGCGCGCCTCCTGCGGGTTGCGCAGCGTCACCGGCTGGCCGTTCCACAGGACGTGGCCGGCGTCGGGCTTGACCGAGCCGTAGATGATCTTCATCAGCGTCGACTTGCCGGCACCGTTCTCGCCCAGCACCGCGTGGGTCTGGCCCGGCAGGACCGACAGGCCGATGCCGTCGTTGGCCACCACCGACGGGTAGCGCTTGGTGATGCCCTGCAGCTGCAGGCGGGGGGAGGCGGTCATTGTTCTTGTTGTGGGCGCAGGCCGGCCGCGGCGGCCCGGGTGCGCGTGCGCAGCCAGCGCGCCGCGGCGGAGCCGTGGCTGCGGGCGTGCCAGAGCTGGTAGTAGGTCAGGGGCGGAAAGGCGACCGGGGGCGGCAGGATGGCCAGCGGCAGCCGCGCCAGGTAGCGCTCGCAGAACAGGCGGCCGGTGGTCAGCACCAGCAGGCTGGACGCCACCATGGCCGGGATCAGGCCGAAGTGGGCGCAGCGCGCGGTGATGTTGCGCGCCAGGCCCTGGGCCTCCAGGTGCTCGTCGATGACGCCGCGCGCGCCGGCGTGGGTGGGCGTGGGCGCGACATGCTCGCAGGCCAGCCAGTCGTCGGTGCTCCAGCCGCGCCGCACGGCCGGATGGTCCTGCGCGACCAGGCAGGCCACCTCGTCGGTGAACAGCTCGGCGCGGTGCAGGTCGCCGGGCGGCTGCAGCCAGTTGCCGATCACCACGTCGATGTCGCCCTGGGCCAGGCGGGCGCGGTAGTCGCCGTCGGCCGACAGCGGGTGGATCTCGATGCCGGTGTGCGGCGCCTCGCGCTTGAGGTCGGCCACCAGGGCCGGCAGGAACTGCGGATCGAGGTAGTCGCTGGCCGCGATGCGGAAGGTCTGGGTGGCGGCGGCCGGTTCGAAGCCGCGCACGTCGCTGAACAGGCCCTCGGCGGCACGCAGGATGCTTGCACTGGGCTCGATCATGCGCAACGCAGCCTCGGTGGGCACCATGGTGGCGCCCGAACGCACCAGCAACGGGTCGCCGGCCAGCTCGCGCAGCCGCTTCAGGGCGGCCGACACCTGGGGCTGGTACATGCCCAGCCGCAGTGCGGCCCGGGAAACGCTGCGTTCGATCAACACCGTGTGCAGGACTCGGATGAGATGGAGGTCGATCTTGTCGAAAAGCGCTTGATCTCTCATACCGCGGCGGGCATCGTTGGCATACGGTGGTTCTTATGCACGCGGTGCGCCAGTCGCTCTACCCTCGGGTTTCCCCTTCCAAAGCTCCATGGACACCAAGACGATCCGCTTCCTGCGCCGTGGCGAACCTGTTTCGCTGGGCAATGTACCACCCGAGCGCACCCTGCTCGAGCTGCTGCGCGAGGACCTGGGCGCCACCGGCACCAAGGAAGGCTGCGGTGAAGGCGACTGCGGCGCCTGCACGGTGGTGCTGGGCGAGGCGGTGGACGGCCGGCTGCGTTTTCGCGCCGTCAACAGCTGCATCCGGCTGGCGCATTCGGTCGACGGCCTGGCCGTCTGGACGGTCGAGGACCTGGCCGGCGCCGACGGCAGCCTGCACCCGGCCCAGGAGGCCATGGTGCGCTGCCACGGCTCCCAGTGCGGCTTCTGCACCCCGGGCTTCGTGATGAGCCTGTTCGGCATGTACCAGAACCATGTCTGCCGCGGCGAGCCGGTCACCCGGGCGCTGGCGCAGGAGGAACTGTCGGGCAACCTGTGCCGCTGCACCGGCTACCGCCCCATCCTGGACGCGGCCCAGGCGATGGCCGACCTGCCGCTGGTGCGGGTGGATGAGGAGCAAGTGCTCGCCCAGCTGCAGCAGCTCGGCGAGGCCCCGGCGGGCGGCGCCTACCTGGCCCCCGAGTCCCTGTCCGGCCTGCTGGCCGCGCGTGCCGCGCACCCGCAGGCCCAGGTGGTGGCCGGCTGCACCGACGTCGGCCTGTGGGTCACCAAGCAGCACCGGCAGTTCGATCAGGTGCTGGACGTCACCCGCGCCCGCGAGCTGCGCCGCATCGAGGACTACGAGCACCATGTGGCGATCGGGGCCGCCGTGGCGCTGACCGACGCTTTCGCCGCGCTGGTGGAACAGCGGCCGCAGCTGCGGACTTTCGCCAACCGCTTCGCCGGACTGCCGGTGCGCAATGCCGGCACCCTGGGCGGCAACGTCGCCAACGGCTCGCCGATCGGCGACACGATGCCGCTGCTCATCGCGCTGGACGCCCGGCTGGTGTTGATGAAGCAGGACGGTCACCGCCACCTGGCGCTGGAGGACTACTACACCGGCTACCGCCGCACCGTGCTGCAGCCGGACGAACTGGTGGCCTGGATCCTGGTGCCGCGCCCGCGCGCCGGCGAGTTCCTGCGCGCCTACAAGGTGTCCCGCCGCTTCGACGACGACATCTCCGCCGTCTGCCTGGTGCTGCGGCTGGAGCTGGACGAGGGCCGGGTAGCCGGCATCGGCATCGGTGCCGGCGGCGTGGCCGCGACCCCGGCGCGGGCGCTGCGCACCGAGGCCTTCCTGGCCGGCAAGCCGTGGACCGAAGCCACCGTGCAGCAGGCCATCGGCGTGCTGCGGCAGGAATTCCAGCCGATCTCCGACATGCGGGCCTCGGCCGCCTACCGCCACGCCGTGCTGGGCAACCTGCTGCAGCGGTTCTGGCTGGAGACGCAGGGCCAGGCCGGCATCAACCTGGAAAGCCAGGAGCTTGAGGTGACCGCATGACCGCGCGCGACGTCGATTTCACGGCCGCCACCGGTGGCGGCCCCACCGGCCCGGCCGATGCCGGCGAACGCAACCTGGCGCCGGCCACCGGCTCGCCCCATGCGCCGGCCACGCCCGGCCGGGCCATGGGCCGCGCGCAGCCGCACGAGAGCGCCCGCGCCCAGGTGGCCGGCAGCGCGACCTACGTCGACGACATCGCCGAGGTGCGCGGCACGCTGCACGCCGCCCCCATCCTGTCGACCGTGGGCCACGGCCTGCTGCGCGGCATCGACCCGGCGGCGGCACTGGCGCTGCCCGGCGTGCGGGCCGTGGTGCTGGCCCGGGACATCCCGGGCGACCCGGTGCTCGCGACCTTCGTCCACGACGAACCCATCTTCGCGCGCGACCGGGTCGAGCACGTCGGCCAGGTCGTCGGCCTGGTGGTCGCCGACAGCGTGATGCAGGCGCGGCGGGCGGCCCGCCTGGTGCGGCTGGACATCGAGCCACTGCCGGTGGTGCTGGACGTGCGCGAGGCGCATGCCAACCGCAGCTACGTGCTGCCGCCGGTGGTGGTGCGCCGCGGCGACCCGGAGGCGGCGCTGGCGGCGGCGCGGCACCGCCTGGCCGGCCAGCTGGAGGTCGGCGGCCAGGAGCACTTCTACCTCGAAGGCCAGGTCGCCTATGCGCTGCCGCTGGAGCAGGACCAGTGGTGGATCCATTCCAGCACCCAGCATCCGGGCGAGGTGCAGCACTGGGTGGCGCATGCGCTCGGGCTGGAGAACAACGCCGTCACCGTCGAGTGCCGGCGCATGGGCGGCGGCTTCGGCGGCAAGGAGACCCAGGCCGGCCACCTGGCCGTGTGGGCCGCCCTGGCCGCGCGCAAGACCGGGCGCCCGGTCAAGCTGCGGCTGGACCGCGACGACGACTTCCTGGTGACCGGCAAGCGGCACCCGTTCGCCTACGACTGGCAGGCCGGCTTCGACGACGACGGCCGCCTGGCCGGCCTGCGGGTCACCATGCTGGCCAACTGCGGCTTCTCGGCCGACCTGTCGGGCCCGGTGGCCGACCGGGCGATCTTCCACACCGACAACGCCTACTACCTGGCCGACGTCGAGATCGCGTCGTACCGCTGCCGGACCAACACCCAGAGCCACACCGCCTTCCGCGGCTTCGGCGGCCCCCAGGGCGTGATCCTGATCGAGGCCATCCTGGGCGAGATCGCACGCAAGCTGGGCAAGGACCCGCTGGCGGTGCGCCGTGCCAACCTGTACGGCGTGGGCGAGCGCGATGTCACGCACTACCAGATGAAGGTGGAGGACAACATCCTGCACCCGCTCATCGACCAGCTCGAACAGTCGTCGCGCTACCAGCAGCGGCGCGCCGCCATCGCGGCCTGGAACGCGACCAGCCCGGTGATCAAGCGCGGCATCGCGCTCACGCCGGTCAAGTTCGGTATCAGCTTCACCGCCACCTTCTTCAACCAGGCCGGCGCGCTGGTGCACGTGTTCACCGACGGCAGCGTGCAGGTCAACCATGGCGGCACCGAGATGGGCCAGGGGCTGCACACCAAGATCATGCAGGTGGTGGCCGACGAGCTGGGCGTACCGTTCGAGCGCGTGCGCTGCACCGCCACCGAGACCGGCAAGGTGCCCAACGCCTCGGCCACCGCCGCCTCCAGCGGCACCGACCTGAACGGCCGGGCGGCGCAGTTCGCGGCCCGCAACATCCGCGACAACCTGGCCGCCTTCGTGGCCGGGCTGGATGGCTGCGGCGCCGGCGCCGTGGACTTGCGCGCCGGCGAGGTGATCTCGCCCAGGCAGACGCGCAGCTTCGACGCGGTGGTGAAGGCTGCCTACGCCAACCGCATCCAGCTGTGGAGCGACGGCTTCTACCGCACGCCCAAGATCCACTACGACAAGACCACGCTCACCGGCCGGCCGTTCTACTACTTCAGCTACGGGGCCGCCTGCACCGAGGTCGCCATCGACACGCTCACCGGCGAGAACCGGGTGCTGGCGGTGGACATCCTGCACGACGTCGGCACCTCGCTCAACCCGGCCATCGACATCGGCCAGGTCGAGGGCGGCTTCATCCAGGGCGTGGGCTGGCTCACCACCGAACAGCTGGTCTGGAACGAGCAGGGCCTGCTGGCCACGCACGCCCCCAGCACCTACAAGATCCCCGCCACCGGCGACGTGCCGGCGCACTTCGTCGTGCAGTTCTGGCACGAGGGCAACCGCGAGGACAACGTGGGCGGCAGCAAGGCCGTGGGCGAACCGCCCTTCATGCTGGCCATCAGCGCCTGGGAGGCGCTGCGCGAGGCGGTGGCGGCCGCCCGCGGCGACGGCCAGGCCCCGCTGGTGGCGCCGGCAACGGCGGAGAACGTGTTGCGCGCGCTGGGTTGACGCCGGCGGGGAATGCCCGTGTCCGGCACGGCCGGCGCGGGCACGGCAGAATCGACCCCGCATGCGCATCGTGACCACCCCGCTCCTGTTCTGGGCCGACGGCATGACCGTGACGCCCCGGCTGGTGGTGGTGCACCCGCGCGGCCGCCGCGACGCCGGGCTGCTGGCGCACGAGGCGGTGCACTGCCGGCAGATGCGCGAGGTCGGCCTGCTGCGGTTCTGGTGGCACTACTTCACCTGCCCGGCGTTTCGCCTGTGGGCGGAAGTCGAGGCCTACCGGGTGTCGCTGCGGCACCAGCCCAGGGGACTGCGCCACTTCGCCCGCGCACTGGCGCACGGCTACCTGCTGCCGATCGACGAGCGCGAGGCCGAGCGGTTGCTGAAGGGCTGAGCGGACGCGCTCAGATCCACTGCAGGGCGAGCAGCGTCATGCCGGCCCACAGCAGCACCGACAGGCCGCCACCGAGCCAGAAGACACGGCTGACCAGCAGCCCGGGACCGTCGGCGGCCTCGACCGCCTCGCAGGACCAAGGGCCCCAGCCACTGCCATCGAGCGGGGGGTGCATGACCTGGACGCGGGGTTGTTGGGGCGACATGTTCCGTTCCTTTGCGAGCCCCCATGGTGGGAAGGCGCGCACGCGCGGCCTGTAGGAGTGTTGCCGGTCCGGGCATCCGAATTCCTCGCCACGTGGAAGAATCCGGCCATGGCCCTCCCCACTTTCGATGAGTTCCGGCGCGCTGCGCTGGCGCGCGGCTTCGACGAGGTGCTCGAGCGGCATTGGGATCCGGGGCAGGTGGTGGCCACGCACAGCCACCCGTTCTTCGCCGATGCGCTGGTCGTGCGGGGCGAGATGTGGCTGGACGAGCGCCACCTGGTCGCCGGCGACACCTTCCAGCTGCCGCCCGGCACGCCGCACGCCGAGCGCTACGGCCCCGAGGGTGCGACCTACTGGGTCGCGCGCCGCAACTAGCGCCCGCGCGGCGGCCGGGCGCGCTGTGCGCGGGCCTGGCGCAGGCCGGCGCCCATCGCCCACACGCCCCAGCACACCAGCGACGCCGCCGCCGTGTAGCCGAACGCGCCGTCGGGCACGAACCAGGCCGACGCGGCCGGCACCAGTTGCGCCGCGACCGCTGCCAGCAGGATGGCGGTGCCCAGGAAGAACAAGGCGAGGCCGCCGCGCACCAGGCGGCGCGGGCTGGCGGCGAAGCAGCGGGTGAGGAAAGCGTGCATGGGTCGATGATGCCGACGCCCGGCCGCGCGGCCACGGTCGAGCCGCTGTGGTGGCGAGCAAAGCGGCCGGGCCGTGCACGGTTGGGCCGGGCGATGCGCACAGGACACAGTCGGTGAAATCCCGCAGGCGCCCTGCCTCGGGGCCTTGTCCTACAGCCCTCCCGCTGAGCCACGCGGAGCATGCGCACGAGGGAGAACCGCCATGGGCACCAGGACGATCGCGAGGACTGCAGACTGGCAGACGCACGAACGGCTGCTCGTGGGCCTGCGCGGCTGGCACATGGCGCTGTGCGCCCTCGAAACCGGCGACGGCAGCGGCGAGTACACCGGCTACTACAAGATCTGCGCCGGGGAGCCGGCCAGCTACTGGGAGGCCGACTGCCTCCTCAAGGGCTGCAGCCAGGTGCCGCGGCGTTCGCCGCGCGACGCCCTGCGCGACGCCGAGGACATGGCCCGGTCGGCCGTCTACCACCTGCCCGCGCCCCGCGCCCTTGCCGCCGTGCGGGCCGCGCGGCCGCTGAACGTGTACGAGCGCCACGACCTGTACGAGCGCACCCGGCGCGTGTGACCGAGTCCGTGCGATCCTCTGTAGATTCAGGGTAAACCCTAGATCCCGCCACCCTCCAGCCCAGCAGCATCCATCCCATGCCCGCAGCCGCCGCCGATTCCGGCTTCCACGACAGCGAATTCGACTGGGATTCCCTCAACGCCACGCGGGCCCAGGCCGACCGCCAGCAGCGCGGGCTGACCGGTATGGACCACCTGGCCTGGGCGGTGCTGGTGCTGCTGACGTTCTGCCCCCCGCTGGGATTCGCCATCGCCTTCTTCTGGTGAACCCGGGCCGCTGACAGCCGCTTGGCCGCGGCCAGCCCATCCGTTTGCGTCGCAGCCCCGGTGGGCCCGAGCGCGCGTTCCCGACCCCGGATCGGGACATACCCCGGACGGCCGAGCACCGCCGCGCGGTAGAGTCGGTTCCAAAGAGCAGGAAGTCCGCGGGGTATGGACGAATACGAAAGAGTTATCGGGCGCCTCTATGGGGCAGGCCTGGGAGAGGACAGCTGGGACGAGGCGCTGGGCGCGGTGGCACGCTCCATCGATGCCTGCGGCCACCTGATCTACGAGTTGCGCGGCGACAACGCCGGAGTGGACTGCGTCATCTCCGAGCAGGGCATCGGACAGGAGGCGCTGGAGCGGTATTTCGCCCGTTTCCTGCCGCGCAACGTCTGGGCTGCGAACCGCTCGACCATGCTGCCCGGTGCGGTGGTCACCTCCTCGATGCTCTACCCGGACCATTTGCTCAAGCGCACCGAGTACTACGCCGACTGGCTGCGCCACGTGCAGGTGTTCCATGCCATCGGCGGCATGGTGGCGCAGGACGCCGAGTCCAGCACCAAGATCACCTTCGTGCGGCCGGAACGGCGCAGGACCTTCGACGTCGACCACCGCCAGACGGTGGAACGCGTGTTTCCGCACCTGCGCGGCGCGCTGGCGACGCGGCGCCGCATCGCCCGGCTCGAGTCGCTGCTCGATCCGCTGCGCGACGCCGTCGACGGGCTCGGGCAAGGCCTGGCGATCGTCGGCGCCGACGGCCAGGTGGTGCACCTGAACCGCTGCGCCCAGGACCTCGTCGACGCCGGCCACCCGGTCGCGGTGCGCCAGGGCGTCTTGCAGTTTCGCGACGGCCGGGTGCAGGGGCAGTTCCTGGCCCGACTGCAAGCCGCCCTGGCCGGCCCGCACCCGGCGGCCGACGCCACCTTCCTGGTGCGCCAGCCGCCTGCGCCGGACCTGCAATGCCTGGTGCTGCCGTTGCCGGCACGCGTCGCCGGTCCCCGCCGCGCCGCGCTGTTCCTGTCGACCAGCGGCGCCGCCGGGGTGCCGGGCCCGGTGCTGCAGTCGCTGTACGGCCTGACCGCCGCCGAGGCCGCCCTGGCCGTCGCGCTGGGCGCGGGGACCATGCTGGAGGCGCATGCCGCCGCCCGGGGCGTGAGCCTGCACACGGTCAAGAGCCAGCTCAAGGCGGTGCTGGCCAAGCTGGGCGTCCACCGCCAGGCCGACGTGGTGCGGGTCGTCAACCGCCTGCTGCAACCCTACGGCACGACGCCGCACTGACCCAGCATCACTCGAACGCGCGATGACGGCGGCCGCCGTCATCGCCAGACTGCCAGGTCGCGATGCAGTCTGATCGTTCCATGGTGTTGTTGCGGTTGTGGGCTTGCGTCCGCCTGCAGGCCCGTCCGGCGGCGGGCTGGCCGGAGGCGCCGCCATGAGTCTGCTGACCCTGCTGGTGCTGGCCTTCTGCACCTGCCTCATCGGCGTGGCCCTGTGGCTGCGCATCAGGGCCCGCGAAGCCTTCCGGCGTGCCGTGCAGTCGCTCGGCGCGCCGGACTTCAGCTACGACGGACCGGATGGCGGCTTCATCGACAGCGGCAGCAGCATCGCCCTGCACACCGGGCGCCGCCTGGTCCACCTGCGCCAGGGCCGCTCCTGGCGGTCGTACCCGCTGGAGGCGGTGCACAGCTGGGCCGCCCCGCCGGTCCCGGGCGATGGTGCGCTGGTGGTCCGGGTCGCCGACCCGGTGCACCCGGAGTGGCGCATCGACATGCCCAGCCTGGAACAGCGCACCTGGTGCGAAATCCTGGAACTGGCCATGCGCCACCCCGGCGTGACCGACAGCCGCCCCAGCAGCACCGATTCGATCTAGCCGCGGTTCAGTGGCCGGCCGGATCCGGGTGGGCCGGCTTCGGGCGGCGTCCCTGCGGCACCGCGCGCAGCAGGCCGCGCATGGCGGTGGCCTCGTCGGCGCCGAAGTGGCGCTCGAAGGCCGCCTGCGCGCGCCGCCAGTGCGGCCGCGCGGCCGCCAGCACGGTCCGTCCCTTGGCCGTGAGCGTCACCACCCGGCGCCGGCGGTCGCCCTCGGCGGCCTCGATCGCCACCAGGCCGTCGCGCTCCAGCGGCGTGACGGTGCGGGTGATGGTGGTGCGATCCATCACCATGGCCTCGGCCAACCCGACGATGCCGAGCGGGCCGCCCCGGTCGAGTTGCGACAGGACGGCGAACTGGGTCGAGCGCAGCCCCACGGCCGCCAGGTGCTCGTCGTAGAGCTGGGTGATCCAGCGTCCGGCCTGCCGGACGGCGGCGCAGTGGCAGACATCGGCGCTCATCGCAACCTCCGCGGATCGGCGGCCCTGATCGCAACCGGGACAAGCAGGAACGTGCACATGCACGTATTATCGCGGCTCGCCGAAACGTGCATATGCACGTACCACAGGAAACCCACGAGACCCGCATGTCCGACGCCGCCGCACCGCCGCCCGCCCTCGACCCCCGCACCCGCCGGCTGCTGGAGGCGCCGCTCCTGCCCACCCTGCTGCGGCTGGGCACGCCCAACGTGCTGGTGCTGGGGGCGCAGGCCGCCGCCGGCCTGATCGAGACCTGGTTCATCGGCAAGCTGGGCGTCGACGCGCTCGGCGGCGTGGCGCTGGTGTTCCCGGTGGTGATGCTGATGCAGATGATGTCGGCCGGCGCCATCGGCGGCGGCATCTCCTCGTCGGTGGCACGCGCGCTCGGCGCCCGCCGGCGTGACGACGCCGACGCGCTGGCGCAGCACGCCGCGTTGCTGTCGGTGGTGTTCGGTCTGGCGTTCACGGCCGCCGCCCTGCTCGGCGGCGAGGCGCTGTACCGGCGCATGGGCGGTGACGGCGCCGTGCTGCAGGTGGCGCTCACCTACTCGGGCTGGGTGTTCGCCGGCGCGGTGCTGATCTGGCTGTTCAACGCGCTGGCCTCGGTGGTGCGCGGCACCGGCAACATGGCGGTGCCGGCGATCGTGACCTGCGTCGGCACGGCGGCGCTGGTGCCGCTGTCGCCGCTGCTGATCTTCGGCTGGGGGCCGCTGCCGGCCCTGGGCGTTGCCGGCGGCGCGCTGGCCCTGC includes the following:
- a CDS encoding LysR family transcriptional regulator is translated as MRDQALFDKIDLHLIRVLHTVLIERSVSRAALRLGMYQPQVSAALKRLRELAGDPLLVRSGATMVPTEAALRMIEPSASILRAAEGLFSDVRGFEPAAATQTFRIAASDYLDPQFLPALVADLKREAPHTGIEIHPLSADGDYRARLAQGDIDVVIGNWLQPPGDLHRAELFTDEVACLVAQDHPAVRRGWSTDDWLACEHVAPTPTHAGARGVIDEHLEAQGLARNITARCAHFGLIPAMVASSLLVLTTGRLFCERYLARLPLAILPPPVAFPPLTYYQLWHARSHGSAAARWLRTRTRAAAAGLRPQQEQ
- the xdhA gene encoding xanthine dehydrogenase small subunit, whose product is MDTKTIRFLRRGEPVSLGNVPPERTLLELLREDLGATGTKEGCGEGDCGACTVVLGEAVDGRLRFRAVNSCIRLAHSVDGLAVWTVEDLAGADGSLHPAQEAMVRCHGSQCGFCTPGFVMSLFGMYQNHVCRGEPVTRALAQEELSGNLCRCTGYRPILDAAQAMADLPLVRVDEEQVLAQLQQLGEAPAGGAYLAPESLSGLLAARAAHPQAQVVAGCTDVGLWVTKQHRQFDQVLDVTRARELRRIEDYEHHVAIGAAVALTDAFAALVEQRPQLRTFANRFAGLPVRNAGTLGGNVANGSPIGDTMPLLIALDARLVLMKQDGHRHLALEDYYTGYRRTVLQPDELVAWILVPRPRAGEFLRAYKVSRRFDDDISAVCLVLRLELDEGRVAGIGIGAGGVAATPARALRTEAFLAGKPWTEATVQQAIGVLRQEFQPISDMRASAAYRHAVLGNLLQRFWLETQGQAGINLESQELEVTA
- the xdhB gene encoding xanthine dehydrogenase molybdopterin binding subunit, with amino-acid sequence MTARDVDFTAATGGGPTGPADAGERNLAPATGSPHAPATPGRAMGRAQPHESARAQVAGSATYVDDIAEVRGTLHAAPILSTVGHGLLRGIDPAAALALPGVRAVVLARDIPGDPVLATFVHDEPIFARDRVEHVGQVVGLVVADSVMQARRAARLVRLDIEPLPVVLDVREAHANRSYVLPPVVVRRGDPEAALAAARHRLAGQLEVGGQEHFYLEGQVAYALPLEQDQWWIHSSTQHPGEVQHWVAHALGLENNAVTVECRRMGGGFGGKETQAGHLAVWAALAARKTGRPVKLRLDRDDDFLVTGKRHPFAYDWQAGFDDDGRLAGLRVTMLANCGFSADLSGPVADRAIFHTDNAYYLADVEIASYRCRTNTQSHTAFRGFGGPQGVILIEAILGEIARKLGKDPLAVRRANLYGVGERDVTHYQMKVEDNILHPLIDQLEQSSRYQQRRAAIAAWNATSPVIKRGIALTPVKFGISFTATFFNQAGALVHVFTDGSVQVNHGGTEMGQGLHTKIMQVVADELGVPFERVRCTATETGKVPNASATAASSGTDLNGRAAQFAARNIRDNLAAFVAGLDGCGAGAVDLRAGEVISPRQTRSFDAVVKAAYANRIQLWSDGFYRTPKIHYDKTTLTGRPFYYFSYGAACTEVAIDTLTGENRVLAVDILHDVGTSLNPAIDIGQVEGGFIQGVGWLTTEQLVWNEQGLLATHAPSTYKIPATGDVPAHFVVQFWHEGNREDNVGGSKAVGEPPFMLAISAWEALREAVAAARGDGQAPLVAPATAENVLRALG
- a CDS encoding cupin domain-containing protein; this encodes MALPTFDEFRRAALARGFDEVLERHWDPGQVVATHSHPFFADALVVRGEMWLDERHLVAGDTFQLPPGTPHAERYGPEGATYWVARRN
- a CDS encoding MarR family winged helix-turn-helix transcriptional regulator; its protein translation is MSADVCHCAAVRQAGRWITQLYDEHLAAVGLRSTQFAVLSQLDRGGPLGIVGLAEAMVMDRTTITRTVTPLERDGLVAIEAAEGDRRRRVVTLTAKGRTVLAAARPHWRRAQAAFERHFGADEATAMRGLLRAVPQGRRPKPAHPDPAGH